The genomic interval AACTGAGACGGCTATGTGTGAGTATGTCGCTACTCGTgctactactgtactgtacttgtatttttcCTGAGACCAAAACTGGGCTATTTCGGACTTGCTGACCCACCTCAGGCGGTTTGGGGGCTCTGTATAAACTTGGGTCAGTGGATACTAGTCGACTCAAAAACAACGAGTAAGATATAAAGAGTGAAACTATCCGCCTTTCAGCCACAGGTGGGATTATTATCCCAGAAGGCATTTCTCATGCCCAGTATTTCTTATCAGAGCTGTATTAGTATCTGATGACACTGgcttgtttctgtgttGTGTTGTATCAAAGGGATATACCCATGCACAGTAAGGACGACTGTTACGAGTAATAATAGATCAAtgaaataaataaataatgtaGATATTCTTAGTAACTCCCATCTATAACTCCCCATCCAATTCTCTTGCCTCGAATCTTCTAGAGGGTAGCAACAGCTCGTCCCAAATATCTGCTGGCAGATAGTCACCTTGCTGGGCTACAAAGTCTTGACGTCTATTAGTCTCCTGGATACTCATCTGAGCCAGCTTCGCGTTCACCTCGGTCACATAATCTTTCATTTTGGCCTCGGCTGCATTTCTTCGTTCTGCTTCGTGCAATAGGGCCTTGTATGAGTTCAAGAAAGTTTGGTAATGCGTCACAACAGCTGATGTTTCACTCACATACCGCTGCACCTTCAGAAGATACTCCTTTGTATCCCTTTGTTGAGTCTCACAGATCTCGAGTGTAGCATCCATGGTCTTCTCGACAGCTTGGATGCCCTCGAGCTGGCGCACTTCCAGCGAGTAGGAGTGGTACATCtgagtcatgtgattgtggaCACCTTGACATCCCTGCTTGACCTCGTCCAGGCGCTCTTGTAGCTCGTCCAACACATCTGGAAGTTGTTGAGCGTCGTTCTCAAGAACCGCGCGCAACTCACCCAGCTCGTTAACGTCCTCTGCCTCGATAGCGCCAGTACTCAGATCCTGCCCTCGTTCACACAAGTCGTAATGTCGAGCTAGCGACTGTAATAGGTTAGCCATGTCTTCCGAACATGCTTCTGCCGAATTCAGCAAGTCGTAGATGCCCGAATCTGATGTTTGGTGGATGAGAAGTTCGGTTTGTTCAGCCTTCTCCctctcaaactccttcttggaaCGATTCACAATATCTCC from Yarrowia lipolytica chromosome 1F, complete sequence carries:
- a CDS encoding uncharacterized protein (Compare to YALI0F23639g, no similarity, similar to Saccharomyces cerevisiae ATG17 (YLR423C); ancestral locus Anc_4.300) encodes the protein MEQLFREAQDALAAAGPLCQESQDVLARARQNLEVAVHLGIRTQFLAKAHAHQWTLASKFYSNALTRTKKSLETVTRQQTRFQAARGALEEALGELAATPVQLRVNNGAHNLREFVDEDLISAQVQGKGWNEVHEEALNVFRVLLPEIQRHGDIVNRSKKEFEREKAEQTELLIHQTSDSGIYDLLNSAEACSEDMANLLQSLARHYDLCERGQDLSTGAIEAEDVNELGELRAVLENDAQQLPDVLDELQERLDEVKQGCQGVHNHMTQMYHSYSLEVRQLEGIQAVEKTMDATLEICETQQRDTKEYLLKVQRYVSETSAVVTHYQTFLNSYKALLHEAERRNAAEAKMKDYVTEVNAKLAQMSIQETNRRQDFVAQQGDYLPADIWDELLLPSRRFEARELDGEL